The Azospirillum baldaniorum genome segment ACAGCGTGCCCTTGCCCGCGGCGGCGGGGCCGTCGATGGCGATGACCAGACCCATCGCCCTCACGCCCCCGCGATCTTGGCGCCGACGCCGTTCATCAGGGCGACGAAGCCGGGGAAGCTGGTGTCGATGAAGGCGCCGTCGTCCACCTGCACCGGCTCGGATGTGGCCATGCCCAGCACCAGGAAGCTCATGGCGATGCGGTGGTCCATGGCGGTGGCGACGGTGGCGCCGCCCTGCGGCGGCTTGCCGGTGCCGTAGACGGTCAGGCTGTCGTCGGCCCCGACCTCGACCTTCACGCCGCACTTGGTCAGCCCGTCGGCGACCATGGCGAGGCGGTCGCTCTCCTTCACGCGCAGTTCCTTCAGGCCGAGCATGACGGTGGTGCCCTCCGCACAGGCCGCGGCGGCGGCGAGGATCGGATACTCGTCGATCATGCTGGGGGCGCGGTCCGCCGGGACGACGATGCCCTTGAGCGGGCCGTGCTTCACCCGCAGGTCGGCCACCGGCTCGCCCGCCTCGTCGCGGCGGTTCTCGAAGGCGATGTTCGCGCCCATCTCGACCAGCGTGTCGTAGAGGCCGGTGCGGCGCGGATTCATGCCGACGCCGGGGAGCAGCAGCTCCGAGCCGGGGCGCAGCAGCGCCGCGACCGCCGGGAAGGCGGCGGAGCTGGGGTCGGCGGGTACGACGATCTCGCGCCCGGTCAGCTCCGGCTGGCCGACGACGGACACGGCGAGCGCGCCGTCCTCCATCCGCTCGGTCGTCACGGTGGCGCCGAAATGGCGCAGCATCAGCTCGGTGTGGTCGCGGGTCGGCTCCGCCTCGATCACGGTGGTGGTGCCGGCGGTGTTCAGGCCGCAGAGGATGACCGCCGACTTCACCTGGGCGGAGGCCACCGGCAGGCGGTAGGTGATCGGCACGGTGCGGTCGCTGCCGACCACGGCCAGCGGCAGCCGTCCGCCGGAGCGTCCGACGAAGCGCGCGCCCATCTGCTCCAGCGGGCCGGTCACGCGGGCCATCGGGCGCTTGTTCAGCGAGGCGTCGCCGGTGAAGACACAGGTGATCGGATGCGACGCGACGAGGCCCATCAGCAGGCGCGCCGCCGTGCCGCTGTTGCCCATGTCGAGCACCTGCGCCGGCTCGCCCAGACCGCCCAGACCGACGCCGCGCACGCGCCACACGCCGTCCCCGCCGCGCTCCGCCTGGGCGCCGAGCAGACGCATGGCGGCGGCGGTGTTCAGCACGTCCTCCCCTTCCAGCAGGCCGTGGATGACGGTCTCGCCCACAGCAACGGCGCCCAGCATCAGCGACCGGTGCGAAATCGACTTGTCGCCCGGCACGCGGATGGTGCCGGCCAGCGCGCCGGTGGAGGATGAGCGAAGCGGCTTCGCCTGCAGCATGGGAGGGCTCCCCAGACAAGAATGTGACCAGGGCGGAGTACCTAGCACAGCGGGCAGGGCGATGCGAGCGATGCGCGGCTCACGCGATCAGTCGCCGACCGCCACCCCCTCGCGCCGGGTGTCGGCGCCGCCGGACAGCCCCGGACCGGTCACCACGATCGCCTGGGTGCCGGAGGTCAGCTCCATCGCCTTGACCGTGTGCCCCCGCGCCTCCAGCGCCGCGATCCAGCCCTCCGCCTCGGTGCCCTGCTCCAGCTCGGTCGGGCCGTTGCGGCTGCCGAAGTTGGGGGCGTCCACCGCCGCCTGCGGGTCGAGGTTCCAGTCGAGCAGCGCGACCAGCGTCTTGCCCACGTAATTGATGATGTTGCTGCCGCCCGGCGACCCCACCGAGGCCACCAGGACTCCGTCGCGGAAGACCAGGGTCGGCGCCATCGAGCTGCGCGGGCGCTTGCCCGGCTCCACACGGTTGGCGACCGGCTTGCCGTCCTCCGTCGGGGTGAAGGCGAAGTCGGTCAGCTCGTTGTTCAACAGGAAGCCGCGCACCATCAGACGGGAGCCGAAGCCGTCCTCGATGGTGGTGGTCATGGCGACGGCGTTGCCCGCCCCGTCCACCACGGAGATGTGGCTGGTGCCATGCTCCTCGGCCTCGGCGAAGCCCCAGGCGCGGCCTTCCCGGAAGGGCGGCTCGCCCGCCTGCGCCTTGCCCATCGACCGCTCGCCGACCAGGGCGGCGCGGCTCGCCAGATAGCCGCGGTCGAGCAGCCCCTTCACCGGCACCGACACGAAATCGGGGTCGGCCAGGTAGAGCCCGCGGTCGGCGAAGGCGAGTCGCCCGGCCTCCGACAGCCAATGCGCCGCCAGCGCCGGATCGCCGCGGGTGGCGGCCATGTCGCGGCCCTCCAGGACGGCCAGCATCTGCAACACCGCGACCCCACCGGAGCTGGGCGGCCCCATGCCGCACAGGGTGTAGACACGGTAGGAACCGCAGACCGGTTCCCGTTCCTTGACCCGGTAGGCCTTCAGGTCGGCCTCGGTCATGTCGCCGGGGTTGGTGGGATGGCCGGTCACCGCCTTGACGAGGTCGGCGGCGATCGGGCCCTCGTAGAAGGCGGCGGAGCCTTTCTCAGCGATGGCGCGCAGGGTCGCCGCAAACTCGGGGTTCTTCAGCACATGGCCGACCGGCCAGGGCGTGCCGTCCGGCTGGTAGAAATAGGCGCGGGCCGCCGGGTTGGCCGGCAGGTGCTTCTCCATCGCCAGCTGGCCATTCAGCCGCGGGCTGACCGTGAAGCCGTTCTCGGCCAGCGCGATGGCGCGCTCGAACAGGCGGGGCCAGGGCAGTTTGCCGTGCGTGCGGTGGGCGTGCTCCAGCAGCATCACCGTGCCCGGCACCCCGACGGACCGCCCGCCGACCACAGCGTCGTAGAAGGGCATCGGCTTGCCGTCGGCCCTCAGGAAACGCTCCGGAGTCGCCGCGGCCGGCGCCGTCTCGCGCCCGTCGAGGGAAGTCACCGCCTTCGTTGCGGCGTCGTAATGGACCAGGAAGGCGCCGCCCCCGACGCCGGAGCTTTGCGGCTCCACCAGATTGAGGACGAGTTGCACGGCGATCGCCGCGTCCACCGTGCTGCCGCCTGCGCGCAGGATCTCCCGCCCGGCCTCCGCCGCCAGCGGATTCGCGGCGGCCACCATATGGCGCGTGGCGGTGTCGACGCTGCGGCTGCCGCGCCCGGTCGCGCGCTCCGGCGCCACGTCGCCCGCAGCGGAAGGAGTCGTGGAAGGCGACGTGGACGGCGCCGTCTGGGCTAGGGCCTCCAGCGGCAGCGCCGCCAGCAGGCCGGCGGACAGCAACGCCCGCCAGCGGCGGAACAGCAGGATCGGCATCGGCTTCCTCCCCCATTATCATGGTATCCTTGTCGGCGGCCCGGAGGACCACCGCAGGGTGAAGTTTGGCACCGGCCGCCGGCCCCGCCAGTTTGCCAACGACATTCAGCGAACTTTTTTTTGACAAGCGCCCGCTGGCGTGGCAAAGGGCGCGGCTTGCAATTCCCGAATTGGGCATTCCCTAGGAACGTGACGGAGGACGAGGCGTGGCCAAACCCGAATGGGGCGTCAAGCGCATCTGCCCGAGCTGTGGCGCGCGCTATTACGATCTGCGCAAGGACCCGCCGGTGTGCCCGAGCTGCGGAGCGCAGTTCGATCCCGAGGCGTTGCTGAAGTCCCGCAAGGCGCGCCCGGCGCCGGTTGACGATGTCAAGAAGGCCCCGGTGGTCTCCTCGGAGGACGAGGATACCGAGACCGAGACTGAGGACGAAGAGTCGACGGAACTCGACGAGGTTGAGGACGATGTGTCCGTCGACGACATCGAGGAAACCGACGAGACGCCTGAGGACGAGGACGATGTCCTGATCGAGGACACCTCGGAACTGGGCGAGGACGACATGGACGAGGTCGTCGACGTCGAAGGCGAGGACGAGGAGGAGCGCTGATCCGCGCTCCCCTAGGAAGACGGGTGCGGCGGGGCGGAAAAAAGGTGGGCGGGGCTGAATTTTTCTCTTGCATCAGACCCCCGTCCTGACCAATATCCCGCTCCACCGAGGCAGGCCGCAAGGCTCGCCGCCCAGAGTTTCGGGGCCATAGCTCAGCTGGGAGAGCGCTACAATGGCATTGTAGAGGTCAGGAGTTCGATCCTCCTTGGCTCCACCAAACACCTGAAGGGCCTGCGCATCACCGCGCGGGCCCTTCGGCGTTTCAGGTTCTTTTTCTTCCCGTTCTTTCCAGCACCACCGTCTTGACAGGCGTCAAGGAAGGCTCTTTGGTCGGGCGGCACCGTCGGCTTCCGCCGATTCCCCTTCCCTCCCGCTTCGGACACGCCATGGCCGACATCCTGATCGCCAACACCCTGACGGGCGAGACCACCCTGGGCGCACTGAACGCCGTCGATCCGGACGCCGTGGGCCGGCTGGCGCAGATCCACCCGGTCTTCAACCCCGGCGTCGGCGTGCCGGACAGCGCCAGCCTGGGCGATCTCGCCAAGGCCACCGGCATCCCGCTGGACGTGCTGCTGGCCACGGCGCGCGGCGCCATCCATGTCACCGCCCCGGCCGGCGGCTGCGGCTGCGGAAGCGGCGGCTGCGGCACCCCCAAGCACTGAACGCTTTCCCCCTCCCATTCGCGGCGCCGGTCCCCACCTGTTGGTGGCACCCACCATTGGGACCAGGCTTCGGGAACGGGAGAACAAGCATGACGACGGCGCCAACATCGACCGAGTCTCCGGACGGCTGGCTGGAAACGGTCGTCGTCCCGCGCACCAGCGACATCGGCGGATTCGAGGTGCGGCGCGCCCTGCCCTCCGTCCGCAAGCGGATGGTCGGGCCGTTCGTCTTCCTCGACCAGATGGGGCCGGCGATCCTCAAGGCCGGGGCGGGCATCGACGTCCGCCCCCACCCGCACATCGGGCTGGCCACCGTCACCTACCTGTTCGACGGCGAGATCCTGCACCGCGACAGCCTGGGCACCGTCCTGCCGATCCGTCCGGGGGCGGTTAACTGGATGACCGCCGGGCGCGGCATCGCCCATTCCGAACGCTCCGCCACCGACGAGCGCGGGCGCGACCGGCTGCTGTCGGGCATCCAGTCCTGGGTCGCCCTGCCCAAGACCCATGAGGAGACCGACCCCGCCTTCGTCCATCTCGGCGCCGACGAGCTGCCGGTGGTCGAGGGCGAGGGCAAGCGGCTGCGCGTCGTCGCCGGCGAGGCGTACGGTGTACGTTCGCCCATGAACACGCTGTGGGACACGCTGTACGTCGATGCGTCGCTGGACGCCGGCGCCCGCCTGCCCATCGACCGCGAGACGGAGGAGCGGGCGCTCTACATCGCCGACGGCACCGTCACGATCCACGGCGACCGCTTCGAGTCCGGGCGGCTGCTGGTGCTGCGTCCCGGCGACGCGGTGACGGTGGAGGCCGAAACCGCCGCCCGCCTGATCCTGCTGGGCGGCGCCGTGATGGACGGCCCGCGCCACATCTGGTGGAACTTCGTCTCCAGCCGCCAGGACCGCATCGAACAGGCCAAGGCCGAATGGAAGGCCGGACGGTTCGACGCCGTTCCCGGCGAGACGGAGTTCATTCCGCTTCCGGAACGGTGAAGCCGAGCGCCGTCAGCTTCTCCCGCACCGCCGGATCGGCCAGCGCCGCCAGGAAGCGCCGGACCGCCGGCCGCTCCCGGCGGTCGTTGGGGATCACGAAGTCGTAATGCTCTGCCTGCAGGGGCAGGAAGCCCAGCCCGTAGAGGGTGGCGACGCTTTCGATGGCGACGCCCCAGTCGGCGCGGCCCTGGGCCACCGCCACCGCCACGGCGTTGTGCGACTTGGCCTGCGACCAGTAGCCGGTGGGGCGCGCCGCCCCGAGCAGCCGGTCGGTCAGGATGCGCGTGCCGCTGCCGGCGTTGCGGTTGACCAGGATGCAGTCGGGGTCCTGCGCCGCCGCCAGACCGGCCTCCTCAGCCGTTTTGCCTTCGAAACGAACGTCGCCCTTGCGGAAGACGATGCCCTGAAGGCGGCGGTAGCCAAGCACGAGGCCGAGCGCCGGGGTCAGGAAGGGGCGGTTGTACTCCCCGCTCTTCGGGTCCATCAGGTGGATGGCGGCCACGTCGCACTCGCCGCGCCGGGCGGCGGCAAGGCCGCCCATCGAGCCGACGTTCAGCGCCTTGACCGTCAGCCCTTCCCCGACCAGTTGGCCGGTGATGGCGTCCAGCCCGACGCAATGGCTGCCGACCACGATCAGGTCGGCGGGGCGGGTGTCGCGCCCGATGCGCTGGACCGACACCGGGGTGCCGGCCTCTACCGCCTCGGCCTGCGGGTCGATGGCGATGAAGCCGTCCGCCGCGCTGAAGGCGGTCACCGCGCCGGAGCCCTTGGACAGCGGATAGGCCGCCAGCCCCCCGTCCGCTCCACGCACCAGCGAGACCATCACATATTCGGTTCGGCCCCGTTCCGATCCCAACCGCATCGGCACCGTCGCGTCCACGCTCTCCTTCGCCGCGGGCGGCAGGCCGGCCAGCGCGCGCAGCACCGGGGCGACAAACTCGTGGAAGGTGAACATGGCGGAGGTCGGGAAGCCGGGCAGGATCACCACCGGCTTGCCCTTCGTTACGGCCAGGCACAGAGGCTTGCCGGGCTTCAAGGCGACGCCGTGCGCAACGATTCCGGGGTCGGTCAGGCGGCTGACGATGCGGTAGGACAGGTCACCCGCCCCCTTCGACGTGCCGCCCGACAGCAGAAGCGCGTCGCAGGACAGACCCTGCTCGACCAGCGGGGCCAGTTCCGCCTCGTCGTCGCGCGCGATGCCCAGCCGGACCGGTTCCCCGCCCAGCTCTTCCACCGCGGCGGCGAGGATGGCGGCGTTCGAATCATAGACGGCGCCGGGCCGGATCGGTTCGCCGGGGGCGGCGATCTCGTCTCCGGTGGACAGGATCGCCACGCGGGGACGACGGACCACCGACACCTCGGCCCGCCCGATGGCCGCCAGCACGCCGATCTCACGGGAGGTCAGCAGTTGCCCGCGGCGCATCACCGTCTCGCCGCGCCCGATGTCCGACCCGGCGGCGGCGACGAAGGCGCCGGGCACCACCGGCTTGCGGATCTCCACCAGAAGGGCGTCGCCCTCCTCATGCGACTCGGTGTGCTCGACCATCACCACGGCGTCGGCACCGCGCGGCAGCATGCCGCCGGTGGCGAGCACCGTGGCCGTGCCGGGGGCGACGGTCAGCGCCGGGACGCGCCCGGCGGACAGCACCTCCTCGTTCAGGCGCAGCACGACCGGCGTGTCCTCGCCCGCCCCCAGCGTGTCGGCGGCGCGCACCGCGAAGCCGTCCACCGAAGAGCGGTCGAAGCCGGGCACGTCGACCGCCGCCACCACATCGGCGGCCAGCACGCGGCCCAGCGCGGCGCCCAGCGGCACCGTCTCCGCCCCCTTGGGCGTCAGGTCGAGATGGCGGCGGAACCGCGCCTCGGCCTCGTCGCGGCCGACCACCTCGAGAAACTGCTCCTGCCGGGCCGCCTGGGCGACGAACCGCCGGATGTCCTGGTTGGACACGCCCTTTCCCCCCTCGCTTAATTCTGTTCAGAGACTTGTACCGTCAAAACAGCGCAGGGTCACCGTCGCCCCCGCCGGGACGCCCTCGCTTTCCGCGGGGATCAGCACAAAGCCGTCGGCCAGCACCGCCCCGGCCAATCCCGGCCGGTGCGGGGAGGCGACCGGCTCGACCATTCCATCCGCCGTCCGGCGCACACGGTACAGTTCGGTGCAGCCGATCTCCGACACCAGCTTGCGCACCACCACGGCGGGGACCGCCGGATGGGGCAGCCCAGGGTCCCGCCCGGCCAGACGGCGCAGCGCCCGCCCGGCCAGCAGCTCATAGGCCGTCAGGCAGGCCATCGGTTCACCGGGCAGCAGCACGGCGGGCACGCCGCCGGCCGTCCCAAGCGCCGCCGAATCGCCGGGGCGCAGGGCCACACCGTGCAGGGCGAGTTGCCCCGCCTCGGCCAGCGCCAGGGGGGCCACATCGTCCTCCCCAACCCCGGTGCGCCCGGCGGAGATCAGCAGGTCGGCGCCGGGGGCTGCGTAGGCCGCGGCCAGCGCGGCGCGGTCCGCCGGCAGCGGTCCCACCAGCTCCACCACGCCGCCATCGCGCGTCGCCAGCGCGGTCAGCATGGCGCCCAGCGTTTCGGGTCCGGACCGCGGCCCCCCGGCCAGCACGATCCGCACCCGCGGTCGGGCCCCGACACGCACCGTGTCAATCCCCAGCGCGGTGAGCAATCCGAGATCCTGCGGGCGCAAGCGGTGCCCGGCCTTCAGCAGGACCGTCCCGCCGCGCAGCCCCTCCCCCCGCCGCTCCACGCCCTCGCCCGGGGCGGCGCTGCCCAGCGCCTCGACGAAGGGACCATCGGCCTGCATCGCCTCCACGGGCAGGACGGCGTCGGTCCCCGGCGGCATCGGCTCGCCGGCCGCGACCGTCACGGCGCCCGGCAGCGGAACCGGGTTGTAGGAGCCGGCGCCCAGCGTGTCGCTGGAGGCCACCGCCACACCGTCGCGGGCGGCCCGGTCGGCGGGCGGCCAATCCCCCGGCGCCTTCACCGGCTCGGCGAGAACCAAGCCCTCCGCCAGCGTGGCGGGGAGGTCGGCGAGAGCCACGGCGCGCGGCGGCAGAGGGCCGACGGTGGCGTCGATCCAGCCTTCCATGACCGGCAGGGCGGCACGGCTGGAAAAACCGCGCCCGCGCACGTCGGGCGGACTCGCTGCAAAAGGAAGCCGGTCCCCGGTCGCGGGGTCGTCTCCGGCTCTGGCCGAACTCATGGCTGCACCCGTGATGCCTCAGGTCGGCCTCTTATACCGCAACCTCCACACCGCCGCTGCACACACGGTTGCGGCCGGCGCGCTTGGCCTCGTAGAGCAGGCCGTCGGCAAGCTGGGTCAACCGGTCCGGCGTGTCGTCCAGCGTCGGCCGGGCCGTGGCGACGCCGAGGCTGATGGTGACATGGTCGGCGACATGGGACACCGCGTGGGGCAACCGCCGGTCGGCCACCGTCTCGCGCAGACGCTCGGCGACCTGGACCGCTCCGCCCTCGTCGGTTTCGGGAAGCAGGCAGACGAACTCCTCGCCGCCATAGCGGGCGATCAGGTCGCCCGGCCTCATCATCTGCTCGGCCAGGAGCTGGGCCACCGCGCGCAGGCACTCGTCGCCCGCCTGATGGCCGTAGTGGTCGTTGTAGGGTTTGAACTGGTCGACATCGAGCATGATCAGCGACAGCGGAAGCTGCACCCGCCCACAGCGCCGCCATTCGCGCAGCAGCACCTCGTCGAAGCGGCGGCGGTTGGCGATGCCGGTCAGGCCGTCGGCGAAGGACAAGGTGCGCAGCAGGTCGGTCTGCCGCTTCAGCAGCAGGTGGTTGCGCACCCGCGCCTTGACGATCGGCGGACTGATCGGCTTGGAGATGAAATCGATGGCGCCGACCTCCAGCCCGTAGGTCTCGTCCTCCACCTCGCTCTTGGCCGAGATGAAGATGACGGGTATGTCGCGGGTGATCGGATCGGTCTTGAGACGGGAGCAGACCTCGTACCCGTCCATGCCCGGCATCATGATGTCCAGCAGAACGAGATCGGGCAGCCGGGACTGCGCCAGCTCCAGCGCCTTCGCCCCGTCGGTCGCGAAATAGATGTCGTGGTCGTCCTTCAGGATGCGGCTCAGGACATGGACGTTGGACGGGATGTCGTCGACCACCAGGATTTTGGAGCGTGCGTCGGTCATGTTCGGTTCCTGGTGGCCGGTTCCTGAAAGGCGGTTCCTGGTGCGAGGCGGGTCAGTCGGCCGGAAGGCTCAGACCGAGGTCCTGGGTGATCCTGCGCAAGATTCCTTGAGCTTTTGTAAAATCGAGGCCGTCGACCGCCGACGAGAGCGCCTTCATGGCCGCCGGATCGATCCAGTCGGCCAGCGGCGGGGCCAGAACGGCGAACTCCTCCGCGGCGGCGAAGTTGCTGTCGCGCAGCAGCCGGGCGAAGCGCTCCAGCATGGGCTCCAGCGTTGCGATGTCCATCGCCGGACCGCCACCGCCCGGCGGGAGGCCGGGGGCGTGTCCCGGCGCAACGGCCAACCGGGCGGCGGCGAGCCGGGCGGCGGAGTCCAGCACCGCCTCCAGCTCCGCGCGCAGAACCGGCAGCTGCGCCGCCGCCGCCGCCCCGTCCCCGCGGAAGGCGGCGACCTGCACCGCGTCCGCGGCGGCGGACAACGTCCGCGCGCCGATGTTGCCCGCCAGGCTTTTCAGCTCATGCCCCAGCGCCTTGGCCCGCGGCAGGTCGCCGGCGGCCAGCGCCGAGGCGATGCCGTCCGCCGCCCCGTCGTAGGTCCGGGCGAAGTCGGTGACGAATTTGCGGAACAGCCCGACGTCGCCGTCGAGGCGGTGCAGCGCGTCCTTCACATCGATGCCCGGCAACTCGGCGGGAAGCGCTCCACGGGCGTGGGACGGCACGGCCTTGGGCAGAAGCGGCATGCCGGGCGTCGCCGACGGCTGGCCGAGCCAGCGCGTCACCACGGAAAACAGCTGCTCCACGTCGATCGGCTTGGCGATGTGGTCGTCCATGCCGCCGTCCAGACAACGCTGGCGGTCGGACGGCAGGGCGCTGGCGGTCATGGCGATGATCGGCAGCCCCTGCCCGGCGGGGCGGGCGCGCAGCCGGCGCGTCGCCTCGAATCCGTCCATCTCCGGCATCTGCACGTCCATCAGCACGAGATCGAAGGGCGGGTTCGCCTCCTCGACCCGGGCGACGGCCTCGCGCCCGTTGCCGGCCAGGGTCACGCGGGCACCGGCGCGCTCCAGGATCTCGCGGGCCACCTCCTGGCTGATGCTGTTGTCCTCCACCAGCAGCAGGCGCTGCCCGAACAGCGGGCGCAGTTGCGGCGGCCGGAGAAGGCCGGCGGGGACCGGCGCGCAGGCGTGCAGCGGCGGGGTCTCCGACGCCTCGCCCTCAGCGCCGCGCCCAAAGGCGTCGATCACCGCGTCGAGCAGGGAGGAGGCGGTGACTGGCTTCACCAGCGCGCCGCTCAGGCCCAGGTCCGGCGCTCCCGCGTCCCCCGACGCGGCGCCCATCCGCTCGCGGCCGAAGGCGGAGACCACGATGATGACCGGCGCCTTCACCAGCCCGTCCTCGCGGATGCGGCGGGAGGTTTCCAGCCCGTCCATCCCCGGCATCTTCCAGTCCATCAGCACGATGTCGTAGGGCTGCCCGGCGGCGGTCGCACGCTCCAGCTCCGCGATCGCCTCAGGCCCGGACGCGCAGAGCGAGGCCCGCCAGCCGAAGGAGACGACCAGTTCGGCCAGCACTTCGCGCGCCGTGAGATTGTCGTCCACCACCAGCACCGAGAGGCCGCGCGGCACGGCGGAGAACCGCGACGGACGCTCCCCCACCCGCCCGGCATTCCCGAAAGCGGCCTGCCCGAAGACGGGGTTCCCGAAAACGGCGGTGAAGTGGAAATCGCTGCCCCGGCCCGGCTCGCTCGTCACATCCATGGCGCCGCCCATCAGGGCGACCAGCCGCGTGCAGATGGCCAGCCCGAGACCGGTGCCGCCGTAACGCCGGGTGGTGGAGCTGTCGGCCTGGCTGAAGGCCTGGAACAGCCGTTCCTTCTGCTCCGCGTCGATGCCGATTCCGGTGTCGCGGATGGAGAAGGTCAGGACCGCCCGCTCCTCCGTCACCTCGACGGCGCGGACGGACACCACCACCTCCCCCGCCTCGGTGAACTTGATGGCGTTGCCGGCGAGGTTGATGAGCACCTGCTGAAGGCGCAAGGGATCGCCGACAAGGTCGAGCGGAACCTCCGGCCCGACCGAGAACAGAACCTCGATGTCCTTGTCCTGCGCCGCCGCGCCGACGATCACCGCCAGGTTCTGCAGCAGGTCGTCCAGGCGGAACTCCACCCGCTCCAGCTCCAGCTTGCCGGCCTCCACCTTGGAGAAGTCCAGGATGTCGTTCAGGATGCCGAGCAGCGACTGGGCCGACACGCGGATCTTCTGGGCGTAGTCGCGCTGGCGCGTCGACAGGTCGGTCTGCTGGAGCAGGTGGACCAGCCCCAGGATGGCGTTCATCGGCGTGCGGATCTCGTGGCTCATGTTGGCCAGGAATTCGCTCTTGGCGCGGCTGGCCGCCTCGGCCACGGATTTGGCCTGGCGGAGCGCCTCCTCGGCCCGCTTGCGCTCGGCGATCTCGTGGAAGACGACCACCGCGCCCTCCACCCGGCCGTCCTCCAGCATGGGGGAGGCCGCGAACTCCACCGGGAAGCTGGTGCCGTCCTTGCGCCAGTAGATGTCCTCCGAGCCGCCCCGCGCCTCGCCGGTGCGCAGAACCTCGAAGACCGGGCAGTCGATGGTCGGCGCCGGCGTGCCGTCGGCGCGGGTGTGGTGCAGCAGCACATGCAGGCTGCGGCCCAGCATCTCCTCGTTGCTGTAGCCGGTCAGCGCGCAGGCGGCGGGGTTGGCGAAGGTGATCCGCTCGTCGCGGTCCACGCCGCAGATCCCTTCCGACGCGGATTGCAGGATCAGGTTCAGCCGGCGGTTGGCTCCCGCGAAGGCGCGGTTGGCCAGTTCCAGGCTGCGGGCGGTGGCGTCCAGGTCGGCGTTCGTCTCGGCCAGCCGGCGGCGTCCCACCTCCTCGCGCGACAGGCTGCGCGCCGCGGCGGCCGCCAGCGCCGCGCAGGCGGCCACCGCCAGCAGGACCAGCAGGCCGCCGTGGATCGTGCGCTCGCGCCAAGGCGTCAGCGCCTCGTCCCGCGACAGGCCGACCTGCACGATCAGCGGCAGATCCTGAACCCTCAGGTTGGCGACGATCCGCTCCGATCCGTTCACCGGAGACTGGCTGAAGATCGTGCCGCCGATGGCCCGCGGCGCCTCGTCCATCGGTCGGGTCACCGGAGGCATGTCGGGGGGCGCCGGGGACAGCGATGCGGCGGTGTCCTGGCCCGACAGGCTGAACAGCAGGGTCCCGTCCTCGCGGTACACGGCGACGGCGCCCCCGCGTCCGATGTTCAGCCCGTCGAAAAAGGAACGGAAATAATCGAGGTCCAGGGCGATGGCGGCAACGCCCTGGAAATTCTCCACCGTCCCGATGCGGCGGCTGATGGTGAAGGTCGGCCGGCCGGACAGCCGGCCCCGGATCATCCCGCCGATGTGGAACGTCTCGCCGTTCCGGTGAGCCTGGAAGAAGGCGCGGTCCGCGTTGTTCATCGGCGGCGACGGATACTGGCGCGTGGTCAGCAGCCCGTTTCCGGCGGTGTCGAGGATCAAGATGGAACTGACCTCCGGCATGGCGTCGGACATCGCGCGCAGTTCCTGCCACAGCGGCAGGTCGCGCCCGACCGCCTCCACCTCCCGCACGCGGAGCCGGTCGTCGACGCGCTGCAGAACGAGATCGCTGGTGGCGACGGTGCGGCGCACATGCTCGTGCAGCAGGCGGGCGGCGCTCAGCGTCCGGTCACGGGCGTGGCTCACCGCCTCGTCGCGGTCGGCCCAGGTGGCGGCCCCCCACAGGCCGACTCCGAACAGGGCGATCACCCCGACGATGGTCGTCAACAGGGTCCGCAGCCGCGTGCGGGGGGCCGCGGCGTGTCCCTCCGCCGTCAGAAAAGCTTCGTCCATCGCCGGTGTCCGCCAGATCCGGCGCACGCCGGAGGAGAGAAAGGTGCCGCACATGGGAATTATGGCGTCCGGACGATATCCTTCGCAAGAGACTTGAAACGGCTCTCCCCCCGGCCGCGGGACAGCGTGTCGCGCAACGCCTCCGCCCCCTCCTCCGCGGCGTCCAGAACGCTGTCGGCCAGCCCCTCCGCCTCGTGCCGGCGGC includes the following:
- a CDS encoding response regulator; this encodes MDEAFLTAEGHAAAPRTRLRTLLTTIVGVIALFGVGLWGAATWADRDEAVSHARDRTLSAARLLHEHVRRTVATSDLVLQRVDDRLRVREVEAVGRDLPLWQELRAMSDAMPEVSSILILDTAGNGLLTTRQYPSPPMNNADRAFFQAHRNGETFHIGGMIRGRLSGRPTFTISRRIGTVENFQGVAAIALDLDYFRSFFDGLNIGRGGAVAVYREDGTLLFSLSGQDTAASLSPAPPDMPPVTRPMDEAPRAIGGTIFSQSPVNGSERIVANLRVQDLPLIVQVGLSRDEALTPWRERTIHGGLLVLLAVAACAALAAAAARSLSREEVGRRRLAETNADLDATARSLELANRAFAGANRRLNLILQSASEGICGVDRDERITFANPAACALTGYSNEEMLGRSLHVLLHHTRADGTPAPTIDCPVFEVLRTGEARGGSEDIYWRKDGTSFPVEFAASPMLEDGRVEGAVVVFHEIAERKRAEEALRQAKSVAEAASRAKSEFLANMSHEIRTPMNAILGLVHLLQQTDLSTRQRDYAQKIRVSAQSLLGILNDILDFSKVEAGKLELERVEFRLDDLLQNLAVIVGAAAQDKDIEVLFSVGPEVPLDLVGDPLRLQQVLINLAGNAIKFTEAGEVVVSVRAVEVTEERAVLTFSIRDTGIGIDAEQKERLFQAFSQADSSTTRRYGGTGLGLAICTRLVALMGGAMDVTSEPGRGSDFHFTAVFGNPVFGQAAFGNAGRVGERPSRFSAVPRGLSVLVVDDNLTAREVLAELVVSFGWRASLCASGPEAIAELERATAAGQPYDIVLMDWKMPGMDGLETSRRIREDGLVKAPVIIVVSAFGRERMGAASGDAGAPDLGLSGALVKPVTASSLLDAVIDAFGRGAEGEASETPPLHACAPVPAGLLRPPQLRPLFGQRLLLVEDNSISQEVAREILERAGARVTLAGNGREAVARVEEANPPFDLVLMDVQMPEMDGFEATRRLRARPAGQGLPIIAMTASALPSDRQRCLDGGMDDHIAKPIDVEQLFSVVTRWLGQPSATPGMPLLPKAVPSHARGALPAELPGIDVKDALHRLDGDVGLFRKFVTDFARTYDGAADGIASALAAGDLPRAKALGHELKSLAGNIGARTLSAAADAVQVAAFRGDGAAAAAQLPVLRAELEAVLDSAARLAAARLAVAPGHAPGLPPGGGGPAMDIATLEPMLERFARLLRDSNFAAAEEFAVLAPPLADWIDPAAMKALSSAVDGLDFTKAQGILRRITQDLGLSLPAD